From Collimonas arenae, one genomic window encodes:
- a CDS encoding YadA family autotransporter adhesin, protein MATTIICSKKAVIKKKFPYGKTALSAALFIAFSVPSMHEANAGTLLCEGPSAVMQNGGTLPGLTGGQTGTWTAYTGNTDIPLPANLGFVLDATPSSTCPTGTTNAGYAATTSELTTLIQSSANPSTVTYNNGGTTANPGTVTVAPGVNGTDAVNVNQLNTVSTAVTNLSTSVSSLSTSQTALSSTVSTLSTSVSGLSTSQTALGQSVASSLGGGSSYNPATGAITQPSYTVNGSTYNDVGSALGAVSTLAANSVQYDDPSHSAITLGGVGSTTPVSLHNVAAGVAGTDAVNVNQLNAAGANTLNQANTYTDLKTKYFQANSTGAASSATGTDAVAIGPGTVVAGNSAIAGGLNATASADQTVVFGANSVGSAVGAVAVGATSAASGVGAVAVGDNSTAAAANTVAVGQLSKASSAGAVAIGFNAQATGDPTVAIGANSLAQGNNSVALGAGAQATQANSVALGAGSTTAATIATTGTTINGTAYKFAGTVPLGTVSVGSVGSERTVTNVAAGQVNATSTDAVNGSQLNATNQSVNALGSNVNALGTSVAGNLGGGATYNPATGAVTAPSYTINGVTYNSVGGAIGAVGSSIAANNTSGLPNPVASGANSVAIGPGSVSDRSNTVSVGSAGAERAIANVAAGTYSTDATNLGQVTGMVNSGVSQADAYTDSKLGQFSQQVTKQMNAVGAASMAASSLIPNARAEGNFQLAAAMGTYAGATAVAVGANYWASDRFLINAHFSHATSGGKMATSIGATLGF, encoded by the coding sequence ATGGCTACCACAATTATATGTTCTAAAAAAGCAGTAATCAAAAAAAAATTTCCATATGGAAAAACGGCGTTATCTGCAGCACTTTTCATCGCATTTTCCGTACCATCTATGCATGAGGCAAATGCGGGAACTTTGCTTTGCGAGGGCCCTAGTGCTGTGATGCAGAATGGAGGAACGCTTCCTGGACTCACTGGCGGTCAAACCGGTACATGGACTGCCTATACTGGCAACACCGATATTCCCTTGCCCGCAAACCTCGGTTTCGTGCTGGATGCGACCCCTAGCAGTACTTGCCCAACAGGCACGACGAACGCTGGATATGCGGCGACAACTAGTGAGTTGACGACTCTCATTCAAAGTAGTGCCAATCCCAGCACTGTCACCTATAACAATGGAGGCACCACGGCGAATCCAGGAACTGTGACTGTAGCACCTGGCGTCAATGGTACGGATGCGGTGAATGTCAATCAACTCAATACCGTCAGCACAGCAGTAACAAACCTAAGCACCTCTGTCTCCAGTTTGAGTACCAGCCAAACCGCCTTGAGTAGTACAGTTTCAACTTTGAGCACGTCTGTTTCAGGCTTAAGTACCAGTCAAACGGCATTAGGTCAATCTGTCGCATCCAGCTTGGGTGGCGGTTCATCTTACAATCCTGCCACTGGCGCTATCACGCAACCATCCTACACTGTCAACGGCAGCACTTACAACGACGTCGGAAGTGCTTTGGGTGCGGTGAGCACTCTGGCCGCGAATAGTGTTCAGTACGACGATCCAAGCCATAGCGCAATTACCTTGGGTGGCGTCGGCTCTACAACGCCTGTGAGTCTGCATAATGTAGCTGCAGGTGTTGCTGGCACAGATGCGGTCAATGTGAATCAGCTCAATGCGGCTGGCGCCAATACTTTAAACCAAGCCAACACGTACACCGACCTTAAAACCAAGTATTTTCAAGCAAATAGCACCGGCGCGGCATCGAGCGCAACCGGCACGGATGCGGTTGCAATCGGGCCGGGAACAGTGGTCGCCGGGAATTCGGCAATTGCTGGTGGTTTGAACGCAACAGCTAGCGCCGACCAAACCGTGGTTTTTGGTGCGAATTCTGTTGGCTCAGCCGTTGGTGCTGTGGCGGTAGGTGCAACGTCTGCCGCAAGCGGAGTCGGCGCGGTCGCGGTAGGGGACAACTCAACTGCCGCAGCTGCGAATACCGTAGCTGTTGGACAATTATCTAAGGCATCTAGCGCTGGTGCTGTTGCAATCGGTTTCAATGCTCAGGCGACAGGCGATCCAACAGTTGCAATCGGTGCAAATTCACTCGCCCAAGGCAACAATTCTGTGGCGCTTGGTGCTGGCGCTCAGGCGACTCAAGCGAACTCAGTAGCATTGGGGGCCGGTTCGACTACAGCGGCAACAATTGCCACCACCGGCACGACGATCAATGGAACTGCTTACAAATTCGCCGGGACTGTGCCGCTCGGCACAGTCAGCGTTGGGAGCGTCGGTTCCGAACGAACCGTCACAAATGTGGCCGCCGGCCAGGTCAACGCGACTAGCACCGATGCAGTAAACGGCAGTCAGCTTAATGCTACGAATCAGTCCGTAAATGCGTTGGGCAGCAACGTCAATGCACTTGGCACTTCGGTGGCTGGGAACTTGGGGGGCGGAGCAACCTACAATCCGGCCACTGGGGCCGTTACTGCACCAAGCTATACGATCAATGGCGTTACCTACAATAGCGTTGGCGGCGCTATTGGCGCGGTTGGAAGTTCCATTGCGGCGAACAACACAAGCGGACTGCCCAATCCGGTGGCATCGGGCGCCAATTCAGTTGCGATTGGCCCTGGTTCCGTCTCCGATCGAAGCAATACCGTCAGTGTCGGGAGCGCCGGGGCTGAACGTGCCATCGCCAACGTCGCTGCAGGTACGTACAGCACGGATGCCACCAATCTCGGTCAAGTAACGGGCATGGTGAATTCTGGCGTAAGCCAAGCCGATGCCTACACAGACAGCAAGCTCGGGCAGTTTTCACAGCAAGTCACGAAACAAATGAATGCTGTCGGCGCTGCATCGATGGCCGCATCGTCCCTCATTCCCAATGCTCGTGCCGAAGGTAACTTCCAGTTGGCTGCGGCCATGGGCACCTACGCGGGAGCGACTGCTGTAGCTGTGGGAGCTAACTACTGGGCTTCGGACAGATTTCTCATCAACGCCCATTTTTCACACGCAACGAGCGGTGGAAAAATGGCGACTTCGATTGGAGCAACCTTAGGCTTCTAA
- a CDS encoding KfrB domain-containing protein, with protein MFKNREDLYDSKFVAADRNRHASNYSKGYLDVTETCVLGSVLRRNYYFLFLWWGALILLGNKMKKFQNDLKRSVELEVINDALQLIRQGRRDKLTQEERVGFVRILESTMQSQVKNQMPSAYEMAAMSAARSFVYNDSRDALNPFKNESLRGVYKSEKAFMEKGNFVLLAEKGGQYNGTITSVDDKYVVQLVKINGRERNVQHERIALSSLNRDLLRAGENVEIRYPANRVGIVKEFGSKEAQGKIDKGIEPKSFGR; from the coding sequence ATGTTTAAAAATAGAGAGGATTTGTATGATTCCAAATTTGTCGCAGCTGATCGGAACCGCCATGCGAGCAATTATTCGAAGGGCTATCTGGATGTTACCGAAACCTGTGTTTTGGGGTCTGTTTTGCGTCGTAATTATTATTTCTTATTTCTATGGTGGGGCGCATTAATTTTATTGGGAAATAAAATGAAAAAATTTCAAAATGATTTAAAGAGGTCTGTCGAATTGGAGGTCATTAACGACGCACTTCAACTGATTAGACAAGGAAGACGCGATAAATTGACACAGGAAGAGCGGGTTGGTTTCGTGCGAATTTTGGAAAGCACTATGCAATCGCAAGTGAAAAATCAAATGCCGTCCGCGTATGAAATGGCTGCCATGAGTGCAGCACGGTCGTTTGTCTATAACGACTCACGTGATGCTCTCAATCCTTTTAAAAACGAATCTCTGCGCGGTGTTTATAAAAGCGAGAAGGCTTTCATGGAGAAGGGAAATTTTGTTCTGCTGGCCGAAAAAGGCGGGCAATACAACGGAACGATTACGAGTGTGGATGATAAGTATGTCGTTCAGCTGGTCAAAATCAACGGTCGAGAGCGGAACGTTCAGCACGAACGCATAGCGCTCAGCAGTTTGAATAGAGATTTATTGAGGGCCGGGGAAAATGTTGAAATACGGTATCCAGCTAATCGGGTTGGTATTGTCAAGGAGTTCGGCAGTAAAGAAGCGCAAGGGAAAATCGACAAAGGGATTGAGCCGAAGAGCTTTGGTCGATAG
- the virB11 gene encoding P-type DNA transfer ATPase VirB11 — translation MSQIASFRQKLASMKPYLDEAKVTELVVNKPFEMFVARQGQGYMERIDMPELSYALLESLADVTASYSSQETDRERPLLSATMPIDLSDGVDDTERGGYRVQVVKAPAVGEKTMALCIRKPSLLDLTIEDYKKQGAFNNINEKKESVEYSNENLTRMCKEKDWEGFLRGAVLTHKNIVVSAGTNTGKTTFLNALLKTVPDYERIVTIEDSREIRPPQPNCLHLLYSRGGQGVSKVSAIDLLEASLRLTPDRIIMGELRGAEAYSYLEMLNTGAGGSITTIHSNSPAMMYERLSMMVLRAGIALNQSQIIDYAKSLIQVVVQFSYDKNSGRRFISEILYEGN, via the coding sequence ATGTCTCAAATCGCATCGTTCCGGCAAAAACTGGCTTCTATGAAGCCATACCTTGATGAAGCCAAGGTCACTGAATTGGTGGTCAATAAGCCTTTTGAAATGTTCGTTGCACGGCAGGGGCAGGGGTATATGGAGCGCATCGACATGCCGGAACTGTCGTATGCGCTCCTGGAGTCCTTGGCAGACGTTACGGCGTCGTATTCCAGCCAGGAGACAGATCGAGAACGCCCGTTGTTGTCGGCAACGATGCCTATTGATTTGTCTGATGGTGTCGATGATACCGAGCGCGGTGGTTATCGCGTCCAGGTTGTCAAGGCGCCGGCTGTCGGGGAAAAGACAATGGCACTTTGTATTCGTAAGCCCTCATTGTTGGATCTCACCATTGAGGATTACAAGAAGCAAGGCGCCTTCAACAACATCAACGAGAAAAAGGAGAGCGTCGAATATTCGAACGAAAACCTAACACGGATGTGCAAGGAAAAAGACTGGGAGGGATTTTTACGGGGGGCCGTGCTGACGCATAAGAATATAGTGGTTTCTGCCGGAACCAACACAGGTAAAACGACGTTCCTTAATGCCTTGCTCAAGACGGTTCCGGACTATGAGCGGATTGTGACGATTGAAGATTCTCGAGAAATACGGCCGCCGCAGCCGAATTGTTTGCACTTGCTGTACTCGCGTGGTGGCCAAGGCGTTTCGAAAGTTTCTGCAATTGATTTGTTGGAGGCGTCATTACGGCTGACGCCTGACAGAATCATCATGGGTGAGCTTCGTGGTGCAGAAGCTTATTCGTACCTTGAAATGCTTAATACCGGGGCGGGTGGATCGATAACGACGATCCACTCAAATAGCCCGGCCATGATGTATGAACGTCTTTCGATGATGGTGCTACGCGCTGGTATTGCGTTAAATCAGTCGCAAATTATCGACTACGCCAAATCATTGATCCAGGTGGTTGTTCAATTTTCCTACGATAAAAACAGTGGGCGCCGCTTCATCTCGGAGATCCTTTATGAAGGCAATTAA
- a CDS encoding type IV secretion system protein, whose protein sequence is MMFRKNTFKDDPKTQQTQVGGVNKVKVERNRSNLFGAGCIIAIVSLGVAVAYLAANQKVIPVVSVLDANGHVIKQQVVTKETITGLESFVESDINTFITACNTFDPNWRQRNADLCRLHSTVSVAKQYDHETAADNPDNPYYKLQPGARRYPVITAINPLGDKRDAYQVEFKSVTKDKDGVETSEYYTAMIRNIYTFKPLALGDRWENPLGFASTSYSKSQRFSAQ, encoded by the coding sequence ATAATGTTTAGAAAAAACACGTTCAAGGATGATCCAAAGACTCAACAGACACAAGTTGGCGGGGTCAATAAAGTCAAGGTTGAACGGAATCGCTCAAACCTGTTTGGTGCTGGCTGCATTATCGCAATAGTTAGTTTGGGGGTGGCGGTAGCGTACCTGGCTGCTAACCAAAAAGTTATTCCGGTAGTGAGTGTGTTGGATGCGAACGGTCATGTCATCAAGCAGCAGGTCGTGACCAAGGAAACTATCACTGGCTTGGAAAGTTTTGTCGAAAGCGATATCAACACTTTTATTACGGCCTGTAACACGTTTGATCCTAATTGGCGTCAACGCAACGCTGATTTGTGCCGCCTGCACTCGACTGTTTCGGTAGCAAAGCAGTACGACCATGAGACTGCCGCCGACAATCCAGACAATCCTTATTACAAGCTGCAGCCAGGCGCAAGACGTTACCCGGTTATTACGGCCATCAATCCTCTTGGTGATAAACGCGACGCTTACCAGGTTGAATTTAAAAGCGTCACGAAAGATAAAGATGGTGTGGAAACGTCCGAATACTACACAGCCATGATACGCAACATCTATACGTTTAAGCCGCTTGCGCTTGGGGATCGTTGGGAAAATCCATTGGGATTTGCCTCAACTTCCTACAGTAAGAGCCAACGATTTAGCGCTCAATAA
- a CDS encoding type IV secretion system protein, protein MSTLTLTGLIGAADGITTSFLTQTYPAIASAISPAITYAAILYWALLGYKVYAGNSPLEWRDVLTKAVMTSAVFGTLNWGGLALTIYNIFVSFMESAAGTIMAGQPTANMLDALYTNADKVSETLRGVDWYQVNAILEGMGILIVNTILFGVALVYMTIAKFGLAITMVLLPLFIGFAMFSQTRQWFMNWLSMMFNFSLVYILVIAIVRFGFLAFGDYIDEVGKAAGFIDARLITGEQVSYLLIIEAVLIIFMLQIKGWAAALSGGATVGGASLLMMAVRTLTTKGAK, encoded by the coding sequence ATGTCTACCCTAACTTTAACAGGGCTTATCGGCGCTGCAGATGGCATCACAACCTCGTTTCTGACACAGACCTATCCTGCTATTGCGTCTGCGATTAGTCCTGCAATTACCTACGCCGCAATCTTGTATTGGGCACTGCTCGGATACAAGGTTTACGCGGGGAACTCGCCGTTGGAATGGCGGGATGTGCTCACAAAAGCCGTGATGACTTCAGCGGTTTTTGGGACATTGAATTGGGGTGGCCTTGCATTGACGATTTACAACATCTTCGTATCGTTTATGGAGTCCGCTGCAGGAACGATTATGGCAGGACAACCAACAGCCAATATGCTCGATGCCCTATACACCAATGCCGACAAGGTGTCAGAAACGCTTCGCGGTGTTGATTGGTATCAGGTCAACGCGATCTTGGAAGGTATGGGCATATTGATTGTCAATACAATTTTATTCGGCGTTGCTCTGGTCTACATGACTATCGCCAAATTTGGATTGGCGATAACGATGGTGCTTTTGCCGTTGTTCATCGGTTTCGCCATGTTTAGCCAAACGAGACAGTGGTTCATGAATTGGCTAAGCATGATGTTCAATTTTTCGCTGGTCTACATCCTAGTGATCGCTATTGTCCGATTCGGATTTTTGGCATTTGGCGATTACATCGATGAGGTTGGTAAAGCGGCCGGCTTCATTGATGCCAGATTAATTACCGGCGAACAAGTTTCCTATCTCCTCATCATCGAAGCTGTTTTGATTATTTTTATGTTGCAGATCAAAGGATGGGCTGCCGCTCTCTCCGGCGGTGCAACGGTCGGCGGCGCTTCGTTATTAATGATGGCTGTCCGAACTCTTACTACAAAAGGTGCCAAATAA
- a CDS encoding phospholipase D family protein — protein sequence MLNQFNDAMTANQAEAPAAQSVEAAFSPDGSGEALVLKAIRASRSSIRLAAYSFTSPPVVRSLIDAKRRGVDVAVLVDYKNNLQETRTSAPQKALNLLVNAGIPTRTINTYPIHHDKYIVIDGRHVETGSFNYSSAAAKSNSENVIVVWNNPQIAGQYIAHWQSRWQQGVTYQSSY from the coding sequence ATGCTAAATCAGTTCAATGATGCTATGACCGCTAATCAGGCAGAGGCGCCTGCAGCTCAATCTGTCGAAGCCGCATTCTCTCCTGATGGTAGTGGTGAGGCCCTGGTATTGAAGGCGATACGGGCTTCAAGGTCGTCAATCCGCTTGGCGGCATATTCATTTACGTCGCCCCCGGTCGTGCGATCGCTAATTGATGCAAAGCGTCGGGGCGTCGATGTTGCTGTGCTGGTGGACTATAAGAATAACCTGCAAGAGACTCGAACAAGCGCGCCGCAGAAAGCGCTTAATTTGCTTGTCAACGCAGGCATTCCTACCAGGACAATCAATACGTATCCAATTCATCATGACAAATACATCGTGATCGATGGGCGGCACGTCGAGACGGGCAGTTTTAACTACTCATCCGCTGCAGCGAAAAGTAACAGTGAAAACGTCATAGTCGTTTGGAACAATCCGCAAATTGCTGGGCAGTATATCGCGCACTGGCAAAGTCGCTGGCAGCAGGGAGTGACATATCAATCCAGTTATTAA
- the virB9 gene encoding P-type conjugative transfer protein VirB9, with product MKKNTLSIAAATIAGASMFSALPAHAAKTPNSLVSDQRIKQVAYDANQVYEIVGTYGYQTTIELAPDEVIKVRTIGDSIAWQTVISGSRVFVKPVEPNAATNMTLVTNKRTYFFKLNSSSKQGDITFLVRFIYPNANSVDVVSNAVQSQSNDRTTKGFDPAKTNSHYFAAGDKTTIPLKSVFDDGEFTWFLFEKNSEKPGIYIVGSDGKESVVNTRRDGEYLVVERLGHMFTLRNGDAHLCVENIAINAKKLASSASDLKGGGH from the coding sequence ATGAAGAAAAATACCCTTTCTATCGCCGCCGCCACCATTGCCGGCGCTTCGATGTTTTCGGCGTTACCGGCGCATGCCGCGAAAACGCCGAACTCGTTGGTGTCGGATCAACGAATCAAACAAGTAGCTTATGACGCGAACCAGGTGTATGAAATTGTTGGCACCTACGGCTATCAGACAACGATTGAGCTTGCGCCGGACGAGGTTATCAAAGTTCGTACGATAGGTGACTCGATTGCTTGGCAAACGGTTATTAGCGGAAGCCGGGTGTTTGTTAAGCCTGTCGAGCCCAATGCAGCCACAAATATGACGCTTGTGACTAACAAACGCACCTACTTTTTCAAACTCAACAGCTCTTCAAAGCAGGGTGACATAACGTTTTTGGTGCGATTCATATACCCAAACGCGAATTCAGTCGATGTTGTGTCGAACGCTGTTCAGAGCCAAAGTAACGACCGTACGACAAAGGGATTTGATCCAGCGAAGACAAACTCCCACTATTTCGCTGCCGGTGACAAGACCACAATTCCGTTGAAAAGTGTTTTCGACGATGGTGAATTCACGTGGTTCTTGTTCGAGAAAAACTCCGAAAAACCGGGTATTTATATTGTTGGTAGCGATGGGAAGGAGTCGGTTGTAAACACGCGCAGGGACGGCGAGTACCTAGTAGTTGAGCGACTTGGTCATATGTTCACGTTGCGTAACGGTGATGCACATTTGTGCGTAGAGAATATAGCCATTAATGCCAAGAAATTAGCAAGTAGCGCTAGTGACTTGAAGGGCGGGGGGCATTAA
- a CDS encoding lytic transglycosylase domain-containing protein produces the protein MKAINLLLAGISVCNALPLMAIAAPAVPPHLTEFEELVAKCAPDIHPQTFKGVVTTESTFNPFAIGVVNGKLARTPRSQAEAVATAKTLEKDGFNFSLGLAQVNRYNLAKYGETYETIFEPCRNIKAGAAILKDCYVRAKEKIPNEQQALRASFSCYYSGNFTRGFRPDRPGETSYVQKVVSNALNLSSPTTVVPAVEQQSGDVAVAVRAVGRQPLQKLAKASQGGDWVSFGDVPQLAPAKTDELPPVVIEPVGKQEAIQVQRGGNTDSGTDAFVMVVD, from the coding sequence ATGAAGGCAATTAATCTGCTGCTGGCGGGGATCAGTGTATGCAACGCATTGCCATTGATGGCTATTGCGGCGCCGGCTGTTCCGCCGCACCTCACGGAGTTTGAAGAACTGGTTGCCAAATGCGCTCCTGATATCCATCCGCAAACATTCAAAGGTGTCGTGACGACAGAATCGACATTCAATCCGTTTGCCATTGGCGTCGTCAATGGGAAGTTGGCGCGGACTCCACGCAGCCAGGCCGAAGCGGTCGCGACCGCAAAAACTCTGGAAAAGGATGGCTTTAATTTCTCCCTAGGGCTGGCTCAAGTCAATCGATACAACCTCGCCAAGTATGGCGAAACCTACGAAACGATCTTTGAGCCGTGCCGCAATATCAAGGCCGGCGCGGCAATCCTTAAAGATTGCTATGTAAGAGCAAAAGAAAAAATCCCGAATGAACAACAAGCCTTGCGGGCTTCGTTTTCTTGCTATTACAGCGGAAATTTTACGCGTGGCTTTCGGCCAGATCGGCCTGGCGAAACTAGCTATGTTCAAAAGGTGGTTTCCAATGCGCTCAATTTAAGCAGTCCAACAACGGTAGTTCCAGCCGTTGAGCAGCAAAGCGGCGATGTTGCCGTAGCAGTTCGTGCGGTCGGTCGCCAGCCGCTGCAGAAATTGGCGAAAGCCAGCCAGGGCGGTGACTGGGTAAGTTTTGGTGATGTACCGCAGTTAGCGCCTGCCAAGACCGACGAGCTACCGCCGGTTGTTATTGAGCCAGTTGGAAAGCAGGAAGCGATTCAGGTTCAACGGGGAGGCAATACAGATTCTGGTACCGATGCGTTTGTAATGGTGGTTGATTAA
- the ssb gene encoding single-stranded DNA-binding protein — MASINKVIIVGNLGRDPETRYMPNGEAVTNIAVATTESWKDKNSGEKKELTEWHRITFYRKLAEIAGQYLKKGSQIYVEGRLQTRKWQDKDGAERYTTEIIADTMQMLGSRQGPAGSDTSPGLAGASSEGPHTSQDPRGDDIPF; from the coding sequence GTGGCATCAATCAACAAAGTCATCATCGTCGGCAATCTCGGCCGCGACCCGGAAACACGCTACATGCCGAACGGCGAAGCGGTCACCAACATTGCCGTTGCCACCACGGAAAGCTGGAAAGACAAGAACAGCGGCGAGAAAAAAGAATTAACCGAGTGGCACCGCATCACCTTCTACCGCAAGCTGGCGGAGATCGCCGGCCAGTACCTGAAAAAAGGTTCGCAGATCTACGTCGAAGGCCGCCTGCAGACGCGCAAGTGGCAAGACAAGGACGGCGCTGAGCGCTACACCACCGAAATCATCGCCGACACCATGCAGATGCTCGGCAGCCGTCAGGGACCAGCCGGTAGTGACACATCTCCTGGTCTTGCAGGTGCGTCGTCGGAGGGGCCTCATACGTCGCAGGATCCTAGGGGGGATGACATTCCGTTTTAA
- a CDS encoding TrbI/VirB10 family protein: MATTQPLDSRDQAVDSWEKETNASIVAASRKKKMNGVAIGVIAVSAIVAVYFLKGRESKSAALPDANLTVAPRKPVPQLKEQSAAVVPAVTPTATPASQQAADPQKAQLEQQREEQARKFLEARRKSAIEPSGVSAQAGPSTAADAQGQAGLGAGTAGDKGAQDTNSRFARSVSGTGVPVSLAYNITDLEYKILQGKVLDGIIVPRSISDLPGTICATIQSDVYAERGRLKLIPWGSRMCGVYNSSLAKGQSRMFSVWNTLRTANPDNTISEVVLDSIGSDQLGTSGIGGLVDTHFAEIFGTSSLISIIGAGASNTGVSTGDQNNSSSQYRQSVQQAAAQTSQSVLAPYINIPPTITAPAGTRIRIFVNRDLDFSKIYKKQADAAKQQDGAVLID, encoded by the coding sequence ATGGCAACTACGCAACCATTAGATTCTCGGGATCAGGCCGTAGATTCTTGGGAGAAAGAGACTAACGCGTCGATTGTTGCCGCGAGTCGTAAAAAGAAAATGAACGGCGTTGCGATAGGCGTTATTGCTGTTTCTGCCATCGTCGCGGTCTATTTTTTAAAGGGGCGAGAATCAAAATCTGCCGCATTACCTGACGCTAATCTGACGGTGGCGCCGCGTAAGCCAGTACCTCAGCTCAAGGAACAGTCCGCCGCAGTTGTACCGGCTGTCACGCCGACAGCAACACCAGCTAGCCAACAAGCTGCGGATCCGCAAAAGGCCCAGTTGGAGCAGCAGCGCGAAGAGCAGGCGCGCAAATTTTTGGAGGCACGGAGAAAATCGGCAATTGAGCCTAGTGGTGTCAGCGCGCAGGCGGGGCCGTCCACGGCGGCAGATGCGCAAGGACAGGCTGGATTGGGCGCGGGAACTGCTGGAGACAAAGGGGCGCAGGATACCAATTCACGGTTTGCCCGTTCAGTGTCGGGTACAGGGGTTCCTGTAAGTCTCGCATACAACATCACAGACCTGGAATACAAAATCCTTCAGGGTAAGGTTCTTGATGGAATCATCGTTCCAAGGTCTATCTCTGATTTGCCGGGAACCATTTGCGCTACGATTCAAAGCGATGTGTATGCAGAGCGCGGCCGCTTGAAGCTGATTCCTTGGGGTTCGCGAATGTGTGGCGTCTATAACTCGTCCTTGGCCAAGGGGCAGAGTCGCATGTTTTCAGTCTGGAATACCTTGCGCACGGCCAACCCAGATAACACTATCAGCGAGGTTGTGCTGGACAGCATCGGGTCTGACCAGCTCGGTACGTCGGGTATTGGCGGGTTGGTAGACACGCATTTTGCCGAAATATTTGGCACATCATCCTTGATTTCAATCATTGGCGCTGGTGCGTCTAATACTGGGGTGTCCACTGGCGATCAAAACAACTCTTCCTCCCAATATCGTCAATCGGTCCAGCAAGCAGCGGCTCAGACCTCGCAGTCGGTCCTGGCGCCCTATATCAATATCCCTCCAACAATTACTGCTCCGGCCGGTACGCGCATTCGCATTTTTGTGAATCGGGATCTGGATTTCTCAAAAATTTATAAGAAACAAGCGGACGCAGCCAAGCAGCAAGACGGCGCAGTTCTTATTGACTGA
- a CDS encoding OmpA family protein — protein sequence MLKNTILALAALCTGSAFASVATEADALMPAAKKIPDSFQRGLAEGFLEIAARQDREVLVSSTFNDVAPKALQNGRHFVDGSAPFIPLYTVKNWPSRPNWAKAIREIEVTNIHASASSCKSESAGRLAVLTDEIWKEQEETHGTRWVHGWAQIERAKKLRLDVERDMADCVAPTPPPSLPVVAPKAKPIVLSASTTFKFDSAALTQEGKQIVNILAQRINTAPPEKIAVTGFTDRLGSVQHNATLSKARAQTIADELKNDGVTSTFTVQGAGSSSPLIACPGKESPSVIACLAPNRRVEILSLPPGETR from the coding sequence ATGCTAAAAAATACCATTTTGGCTCTGGCGGCCCTATGCACTGGCTCAGCATTTGCAAGTGTTGCCACGGAAGCCGACGCTTTGATGCCAGCAGCAAAAAAAATTCCAGACTCGTTTCAGCGCGGTCTAGCTGAAGGTTTTTTGGAAATAGCCGCCCGACAGGACCGAGAGGTGCTGGTATCCAGCACTTTCAACGATGTAGCGCCGAAGGCATTACAGAACGGGAGACATTTTGTTGATGGTAGTGCTCCCTTTATCCCTCTGTATACTGTCAAAAACTGGCCTTCACGACCGAATTGGGCCAAAGCCATCCGCGAAATAGAAGTAACTAATATCCATGCTTCTGCGTCTTCTTGTAAGAGCGAGTCGGCCGGCCGATTGGCTGTTCTCACGGATGAAATATGGAAAGAGCAAGAAGAGACGCATGGTACGCGCTGGGTTCATGGCTGGGCGCAGATCGAACGGGCCAAAAAATTACGTCTCGACGTTGAGCGTGACATGGCAGATTGTGTTGCGCCAACACCGCCTCCTTCCTTACCTGTAGTTGCGCCAAAAGCCAAGCCGATTGTTTTGTCTGCGAGTACGACATTCAAATTTGACAGTGCTGCACTCACGCAGGAAGGAAAGCAGATCGTCAATATTTTGGCGCAACGAATCAATACCGCGCCACCCGAAAAAATCGCCGTCACAGGCTTTACAGATCGACTCGGATCAGTGCAGCACAACGCAACACTGTCGAAGGCTCGTGCCCAGACAATCGCCGATGAACTGAAAAACGATGGCGTCACAAGTACGTTCACCGTTCAAGGCGCAGGGTCATCATCCCCATTAATTGCATGTCCTGGAAAAGAGTCTCCGTCTGTCATCGCCTGTCTTGCCCCCAATCGACGCGTTGAAATTCTCTCATTACCACCAGGAGAGACCAGATGA